In Streptomyces sp. NBC_00878, a single window of DNA contains:
- a CDS encoding ABC transporter ATP-binding protein, with amino-acid sequence MTTTDFTFADLAERAAARRDRPAYGHDALITCDRLVRIFSADGVEVQALQGLDLLVREGELMALVGASGSGKSTLMNILAGLDTPTAGAARVAGHDLLTMSAKDRLSYRRETVGFVWQQTARNLLPYLTATQNIALPMQLTGARRHRRRAQSERALELLELLGVADCRSRRPYQMSGGQQQRVAIAVALANAPAVLLADEPTGELDSHTAEQIFAAFRTANKHLGTTIVIVTHDQAVAGEVRRTVAIRDGRTSTEVLRRTEVDATTGHETVVAREYAMLDRAGRLQLPAEYTAALGMRDRVALELEPDHIGIWPDDSENG; translated from the coding sequence ATGACGACCACCGACTTCACCTTCGCCGACCTGGCCGAACGCGCCGCCGCCCGCCGCGACCGACCCGCCTACGGCCACGACGCCCTGATCACCTGCGACCGGCTGGTCCGGATCTTCTCCGCGGACGGTGTCGAGGTCCAGGCGCTCCAGGGCCTCGATCTCCTGGTCCGGGAGGGCGAGTTGATGGCGCTGGTGGGCGCGTCCGGCAGCGGCAAGTCGACCCTGATGAACATCCTGGCCGGGCTGGACACCCCCACCGCGGGCGCCGCCCGGGTCGCGGGCCACGACCTGCTGACGATGAGCGCGAAGGACCGGCTCAGCTACCGCCGCGAGACCGTCGGTTTCGTCTGGCAGCAGACGGCCCGCAACCTCCTCCCCTATCTGACGGCCACCCAGAACATCGCCCTGCCGATGCAGTTGACCGGCGCCCGCAGACATCGTCGCCGCGCCCAGTCCGAACGCGCCCTGGAACTCCTGGAGTTGCTCGGCGTCGCCGACTGCCGGTCCCGCCGCCCGTACCAGATGTCCGGCGGCCAGCAGCAGCGCGTGGCCATCGCCGTGGCCCTGGCCAACGCCCCCGCCGTACTCCTCGCCGACGAACCCACCGGTGAACTCGACTCGCACACCGCCGAACAGATCTTCGCCGCCTTCCGCACCGCGAACAAACACCTCGGCACCACCATCGTCATCGTCACGCACGACCAGGCGGTCGCCGGCGAGGTCCGCCGCACGGTCGCCATCCGCGACGGCCGCACCTCCACGGAGGTCCTGCGCCGCACCGAGGTCGACGCCACGACCGGACACGAGACGGTGGTGGCACGCGAGTACGCGATGCTCGACCGCGCGGGCCGGCTGCAACTCCCCGCCGAGTACACCGCGGCCCTCGGCATGCGCGACCGGGTAGCCCTGGAACTGGAGCCCGACCACATCGGCATATGGCCGGACGACAGCGAGAACGGCTGA
- a CDS encoding thioesterase family protein: MRHIYRCPLRWADMDAYGHINNVVFLRYLEEARIDFLFRPDKDFQQGSVVARHEIDYKQQLVHRHTPVDIELWVTQIRAASFTVAYEVKDSDQVYVRAQTVVVPFDFEAQRPRRLTTAEQEFLAEYADDEADEGDGDDPAGAVAA; the protein is encoded by the coding sequence TTGCGGCATATCTACCGCTGCCCGCTGCGCTGGGCGGACATGGACGCGTACGGCCACATCAACAACGTGGTCTTCCTCCGCTATCTGGAGGAGGCGCGTATCGACTTCCTGTTCCGCCCGGACAAGGATTTCCAGCAGGGGTCCGTGGTGGCACGCCATGAGATCGACTACAAGCAGCAGTTGGTCCACCGGCACACCCCGGTGGACATCGAGCTGTGGGTCACGCAGATAAGGGCGGCGTCGTTCACCGTCGCGTACGAGGTCAAGGACTCGGACCAGGTGTACGTCCGGGCCCAGACGGTCGTCGTGCCGTTCGACTTCGAGGCGCAGCGGCCGCGCCGTCTCACCACCGCGGAGCAGGAGTTCCTCGCGGAGTACGCGGACGACGAGGCTGACGAGGGCGACGGGGACGACCCCGCGGGGGCCGTTGCGGCATGA